In the genome of Carnobacterium pleistocenium FTR1, one region contains:
- the mreD gene encoding rod shape-determining protein MreD, with product MTGNWKTTTLIPLVITFLFLLDGLLTVVFSEQFLEGTKVMTPRLIVLVLILMSFYIPRSRMITYGVIFGLIYDSYYVGILGVYVLLFPLVIYLTEKMKKVLNPNPIVIGMMIIVNLSLIETYLYLFYQVLGYTAINWSTFLADRLGPTLLLNLVLFIVVFYPLKKTIEYIQGN from the coding sequence ATGACAGGGAATTGGAAAACCACGACTTTGATTCCATTGGTTATTACCTTTTTATTTTTGCTAGATGGCCTACTGACCGTTGTTTTTTCGGAACAATTTCTTGAGGGAACCAAGGTTATGACTCCAAGATTAATTGTATTAGTTCTTATTCTAATGTCTTTTTATATACCAAGAAGTAGGATGATCACATATGGTGTTATTTTTGGGTTGATTTATGATAGTTATTATGTAGGAATCTTAGGAGTTTATGTTCTTTTATTTCCTTTAGTCATTTACTTAACTGAAAAAATGAAAAAGGTTCTCAATCCCAATCCAATTGTTATTGGGATGATGATTATTGTTAATTTAAGTTTAATAGAAACCTATCTTTACCTTTTTTACCAAGTGTTAGGATATACAGCAATTAATTGGTCAACATTTCTAGCAGATCGATTGGGACCAACGTTGCTATTGAATTTAGTTTTATTTATTGTTGTATTTTATCCTTTGAAGAAAACAATTGAGTATATTCAAGGGAATTAG